A window from Solanum stenotomum isolate F172 chromosome 5, ASM1918654v1, whole genome shotgun sequence encodes these proteins:
- the LOC125864186 gene encoding zinc finger BED domain-containing protein RICESLEEPER 1-like → MVITAHWIDDEWKLQKKILNFFQTPDHKGETIAKAIESCLLDWGIENLLTVTLDNATANDAAITHLKGRISDWKGVIMENIFLHVRCNAHILNLIVKEGLSEQNKSISRVRNAVKYVKSSCARTTSFKSYVEKVKLNTRGLLSLDVETRWNSTYLMLNTAVKFEKPFSRMYIDDHKYFKYCLDSGGKIEHPSSEDWRDVNVFLKFLEIFYQTTLKFSSTLHVTSNTFCHELFNLQSIIVNYSKCDDSLLTGMAKKMKDQTNAVSEVSAMDTSDVWQSQWEKFLEKENNNVDDKSDLDKYLEDDVEKIKDFNILTWWKASSERYPIVSRIARDILAIPTPTVASEFVFSTGGRILDCYRSSLSPKTIEALVCSQQWLRSASTECKIEDLL, encoded by the exons ATGGTCATTACTGCCCATTGGATTGATGATGAGTGGAAGTTGCAAAAAAAGATACtgaatttttttcaaactcCAGATCACAAAGGTGAGACTATTGCAAAAGCTATTGAATCTTGTTTGTTAGATTGGGGAATAGAAAATCTACTTACAGTAACACTTGATAATGCAACAGCTAATGATGCAGCAATCACACACTTAAAAGGGAGAATTAGTGATTGGAAAGGTGTTatcatggaaaatatttttttacatgttaGGTGCAATGCCCATATTCTAAACTTGATTGTGAAAGAAGGATTGAGTGAACAAAATAAGTCTATTTCCCGGGTAAGAAATGCTGTGAAATATGTTAAGTCTTCTTGTGCAAGAACTACTTCTTTCAAGTCATATGTTGAAAAGGTTAAACTAAATACTCGTGGACTTTTGAGTTTGGACGTTGAGACGAGGTGGAACTCTACATATTTGATGTTAAATACTGCTGTCAAATTTGAAAAGCCATTTTCAAGAATGTATATTGATGATCATAAGTACTTTAAATATTGTCTTGACTCAGGTGGAAAGATAGAGCATCCATCTTCAGAAGACTGGAGAGATGTGAATGTATTTCTCAAGTTTCTGGAGATTTTCTATCAAACCACTTTGAAATTTTCGAGTACTTTACATGTTACTTCAAATACTTTCTGTCATGAGCTTTTTAATCTTCAAAGCATAATTGTCAATTATTCAAAGTGTGATGATTCTCTTTTGACTGGTATGGCTAAGAAGATGAAAG ATCAGACTAATGCAGTGAGTGAAGTTAGTGCAATGGATACTTCTGATGTGTGGCAATCTCAATGGgagaaatttcttgaaaaagaaaataataatgttgatgataaaTCTGATCTTGACAAGTATTTGGAGGACGATGTTGAGAAGATTAaggattttaatattttaacttgGTGGAAAGCTTCATCTGAAAGATATCCAATAGTCTCTAGAATTGCAAGAGATATACTTGCTATTCCTACACCTACTGTTGCTTCAGAATTTGTTTTTAGCACTGGTGGTCGCATTCTTGATTGTTATCGAAGTTCATTATCACCAAAGACGATTGAAGCTCTTGTTTGTAGTCAACAATGGTTACGTTCAGCATCTACAGAATGCAAGATTGAAGATCTTTTATAA